The genomic region AGGATCACAAATCTATTTTTCACCGCTTCCTCCTCCATTTTATTTAGCAAAACCGTAAAATTCATCGGGTATGTACCTGGTAAGAACGCCGAGACTGTCGAAAAATATCAGGATCCCCACTATTATCAGAAAGAGACCCGCTATAACTTCTCCGGTGCGTATGAACCTTTTATAACGCTCAAAGAACTTCATGAAAACCCCCACGGCGAAGCCCGTAAGAATGAAAGGTATCCCCAAACCCATGGAATAAACCAGTAAAAGCAGAACGCCTCTTACCACTGTCTCCTGGGTTGCGGCAATAGCGAGTATGCCGGCGAGTATCGGACCCACGCACGGGGTCCAACCGAACCCGAAAGCCATTCCGATAAAAAAAGCCGATGCCGGGGACGGGGCCGCGGGACTGATATCGAATTTTTTCTGGTAATTCAGCCAGCTGAGATTGAATAGACCCACCAGATGAAGACCAAGCAGAACGATAACCACCCCGGCTATCTTGGTGATCAGGCCCTGGTATTCCGAAAGCAACCTTCCGATAAAGGTCGCTGAAGCACCAAGGGCCGTAAAAACCACTGAAAAACCGAGAACGAAGAATATCGATACTATACCGGCTTTTACAAGAACCTTTTTTTCGGGAGCTCCCCTCTTCAATTCCTCCAGGGAGGTTCCGGAAAGGAACGAGATATAACCGGGGACCAGCGGAAGCACGCAGGGAGAAAGGAATGAAAGCACCCCTGCCAGAAAAGCTATCCCGAATGAAACATTCTCCATATCAAGGCCTCTACCTTCTGTTACGGCTCGCTGTCATACACTATGATACCATGCCGAAAGTGATATGCAAAAAAAATCGCCCGGAACCTCCCGGTCCCGGGCGATCCTCTCGCAAAAGGTTATTAGATAACCCCCTGATCCAGCATTGAATCAGCCACTTTCACGAAGCCGGCTATATTAGCGCCGATAACGTAGTTGCCCGGCTGACCGTACTCTTCAGCTGCTTCAACACACTGCCTGTGTATGGCGACCATTATACCGTTGAGACGCTCGTCCACCTCTTCGCGGGTCCACGGCATCCTCATTGAGTTCTGGCTCATCTCCAGTCCCGAGGTAGCAACTCCGCCGGCGTTGGCGGCCTTGCCGGGACCGTAGAGTATCTTTTCTTTTATGAAAAGATCGACCGCCTCGGGCGTGGAGGGCATATTGGCCCCCTCGCTCACGAGCATACAGCCGTTATCCAGAAGCGTCCTGGCATCCTTACCGTCTATCTCGTTCTGCGTGGCGCTCGGGAAAGCGCAGTCACATTTGATAGACCAGGGTTTTTCGCCTTCCTTGTATTCGCATCCGTACTTTTCGGCATATTCTCTGATACGTCCGCGCTTTACGTTCTTAAGCTCCATAACGAAAGCGAGTTTCTCATCATCTATGCCGTCCGGGTCATGGATCGATCCGTTCGAATCGGACAGGGAAACGACCTTGCCACCAAGCTGGTTCACTTTCTGCACCGTGTACTGAGCCACGTTCCCGGACCCGGAGACAACAACGATCTTACCCTTCATGCTGTCACCGCGCATCTTGAGCATCTCCTCAGCGAAATACGTCGCACCGTAACCGGTAGCTTCGGGTCTTATCAGGGATCCTCCCCAGTTAAGGCCCTTTCCGGTGAGAACACCGGTGAATTCATTACGTATCCTCCGGTACTGTCCGAACATATAGCCTATTTCACGACCGCCTACACCTATGTCACCGGCGGGCACGTCGGTATCCGGTCCTATATGGCGCTGAAGCTCCGTCATGAAAGACTGACAGAAGCGCATTACCTCCGCGTCCGATTTACCCTTTGGGTCGAAATCGGAACCGCCCTTACCTCCGCCCATCGGAAGAGTGGTAAGGGAATTCTTGAAAATCTGTTCAAAACCGAGGAACTTAAGGATGCTCTGGTTCACCGTCGGGTGAAACCGCAGGCCGCCCTTATAAGGTCCCAGAGCGCTGTTGAATTCGAACCTGAAACCGCGGTTTACGTGCACCATCCCCTGGTCATCCTGCCAGGGCACCCGGAACATTATCTGCCTTTCCGGTTCGACGATGCGCTCAAGTATCCTCGCCTCCTCGTATCTTTTGTGCCTGTCAACTACCGGTATGAGCGAATCAAGCACCTCTTTTACCGCCTGAAGGAATTCGGTCTCGCCGGGATTGCGTCTAAGCACCTCCTCGAACACCTTCGATACATAATTTGCCCCGTTGGTCATTTTCTCCACCTCCACTGTTACTTTTGACATCTTTTCCTTTATTTTAAATTCTATATAGCGAATTGTCCACTAAAAGACCGGGAAATGTATGTTTTGGGATGCCTTTTCAGGCATAAACAGCATAAAAAAAAGGCGTTCTTCCTCTAAGGAAAGAACGCCTTTGTTCCTTTAGTCAGTTATTATCTACGAATAGGACCTGTGAGTCAAGTAAAAAGCGTACTTTTTGGGTGATCTTGAAGCGATCGACCCCTATTCCGGCTTTTTACGGCGCATTGCCTCTATCTTCGGGAAAAGAAAGTCCTTCAAAAACTCTATACGGAAGGGTTTGGGTATAAAACCGTCCGCGCCGAGGGATTTGGCTTTTTTAATGTTCTCCTCGGAGTCATATCCGCTGAATATCAGAACGGGGATCTCCGGGTGCTCCTTCTTGATCCTCTCAAGGAGAGGGAAACTGGTATCTTCTCTCAGATTGATATCCAAGAGGACCAGGTCATATGCTTCGGGGTCGTACATATCCATTGCCGTGGGCAGGTCATAAGCTACATCGACCTCAAAACCCTTTTTTTCGAAGAACCTGGCGATAACATCAGCCACCATTTTTTCATCTTCGACCAGAAAAATCTTCTTCATGCCCAAGACCTCCTTGATCCCGCCATTTTTAAGTGAAGCGCTCCTATGAATCAATTACCCAACCGGACGCCTTAACTATTTGATGCTCTCTTCGGAAAGATACCTGAGAAGCTCTTTAGTGGTCCGGGGCCCCACAATGCCGTCCACCTTGAGGCCGTGATCCTCCTGGAACTGTTTTATAGCTTTAAGCGACAGCCTTCCTATTTTGCCGTCAATAGCTCCGTAATAATAACCCGCGTTCTTAAGGGCTGTCTGTATTTCCTTCTTTGACAGGGTGACCTTGGTCTTGCCTGCCTTAGCCGGAGACTTGCGTTTGGGCTCGATATTGGTACGGTACTCGGGCTCCTCATCGGTGGCCAGCCTGTCCTCAAGAGCTTCCTGCTTCTCTTCGACGGAAGTAACGCGCTCATCCAGTTTGTCTATCTTTTTCGACTGAAAGACCGCACAACCTGAAAGCGGAAAGGTCAGTAGAAGGAGTAAAGCTATCGCTTTTTTCATCTTGCCTCCCGGGATTATCGCTTTGCACAAAAAAAACGGACCGTTCTCAACTATATTACTTCATCAAGACCAATAAATCAAATCATTAATACCAAAAACGGGCGGGGTTTAGCGCCGGCTCTTGGCGGCGGCCTTAACGAAATCCCTGAAAAGGGGGTGAGATCTGTCAGGTTTGGACTGGAACTCGGGATGGAACTGGCAGGCCACGTACCAGGGGTGGTCCTTGATCTCGATGATCTCGACCAGGCGCTGGTCGGGATGGATGCCCGAACATACAAGACCCTTCTTATTCATCCGCTTCTTGTATTCGTTGTTGAACTCGTACCTGTGCCTGTGCCTTTCGGAGACGGAAGATCTTTTATAGGCCTTGAAGGCGCTGGTGCCTTTGACCAGGCTGCACTTATACGCGCCCAGGCGCATGGTCCCGCCTTTTGCCTTCACTTTTTTCTGCTCCTCGAGCAGACTGATGACAGGATACTTGGTCTTGCTGTTGAATTCGGTGGAATTGGCGCCTTTCATGCCGCATACGTTCCGG from Candidatus Omnitrophota bacterium harbors:
- a CDS encoding cytochrome c biogenesis protein CcdA, which produces MENVSFGIAFLAGVLSFLSPCVLPLVPGYISFLSGTSLEELKRGAPEKKVLVKAGIVSIFFVLGFSVVFTALGASATFIGRLLSEYQGLITKIAGVVIVLLGLHLVGLFNLSWLNYQKKFDISPAAPSPASAFFIGMAFGFGWTPCVGPILAGILAIAATQETVVRGVLLLLVYSMGLGIPFILTGFAVGVFMKFFERYKRFIRTGEVIAGLFLIIVGILIFFDSLGVLTRYIPDEFYGFAK
- a CDS encoding NADP-specific glutamate dehydrogenase encodes the protein MTNGANYVSKVFEEVLRRNPGETEFLQAVKEVLDSLIPVVDRHKRYEEARILERIVEPERQIMFRVPWQDDQGMVHVNRGFRFEFNSALGPYKGGLRFHPTVNQSILKFLGFEQIFKNSLTTLPMGGGKGGSDFDPKGKSDAEVMRFCQSFMTELQRHIGPDTDVPAGDIGVGGREIGYMFGQYRRIRNEFTGVLTGKGLNWGGSLIRPEATGYGATYFAEEMLKMRGDSMKGKIVVVSGSGNVAQYTVQKVNQLGGKVVSLSDSNGSIHDPDGIDDEKLAFVMELKNVKRGRIREYAEKYGCEYKEGEKPWSIKCDCAFPSATQNEIDGKDARTLLDNGCMLVSEGANMPSTPEAVDLFIKEKILYGPGKAANAGGVATSGLEMSQNSMRMPWTREEVDERLNGIMVAIHRQCVEAAEEYGQPGNYVIGANIAGFVKVADSMLDQGVI
- a CDS encoding response regulator, producing MKKIFLVEDEKMVADVIARFFEKKGFEVDVAYDLPTAMDMYDPEAYDLVLLDINLREDTSFPLLERIKKEHPEIPVLIFSGYDSEENIKKAKSLGADGFIPKPFRIEFLKDFLFPKIEAMRRKKPE